One Marmota flaviventris isolate mMarFla1 chromosome 17, mMarFla1.hap1, whole genome shotgun sequence genomic window, ACCTATAATTGGTAATGTGGATGACTAACTGGAAATTTACATCTGCCCCCCAAATCACCACTTACAAAATCACTTGAGGGTAACTAATGTCTTACAAATAAGTACCTCAATACAAAATCAAATGAACTTCGCAAATGGAATGCCATGAGCTGAACTGGAAATTCTAgtcttttattaattaaaaacgTCCtagcagctgggtgtggtggaacacccctgtgatcccagagacctggaaggctgaggcaggaggatggaaaattcaaagccagcctctacaacttagcaggaacctatctcaaaaaaagtaaaaaaatttaaagaggggGATGGAGCTGGTAAgggttagctcagtggtatgCCCTTGGGTTCTCCAGGTCTTTTTCTGTCTAGGTTTCCAGCATTCTTCACTGCTAGCAGATTTAAAATGTGGCCATGTTTActaactttctaatttttttgttcttctccCTCCGCCCAGAGTATGATGATGGCACTTTCTTGGGGCACACCCAGTTCTCTTTCACCAAGACATGATTTGAATTACAATTCAGATCTGTCCAAAAAGCATTATAGAACCAAAAAACAATTTAGTCTTTAGAAGTACTCACCATGAATGTCACCTTCACCctgcaaaagaaaaagatttaaaattttacaattttgcATCACAAAAATCTAACTGTCTAACTCAGAGTAGCTAACATCTATTTGAAATCAAATGTCAAATCCTATTCTGATGCAATCAAGCACAGAGTCAGGTGGAGACCTTTATTTAACTGAGAACAATGCCATACAGCAATCCTGCACAATAAATTTCacaactaaacaccaaaaacaacaaacaaaaagcaaaacatttgcTCTGATGACCTGACACCAACTAACATTTCAAATGAGATAGGCACATTCATGGTGGCATGGCCACAGACTGACACCAACTAACACTTCAGAGGATCTTCCATCAGAATGGGAATGGGCAAACCCACCCTTCTGTTTGTCTTTTTCTCCTTATCTGGCTTTGAAGGACCCTCTAAGCCCCAGAGTCCTCAGACAGCACTCCCTACACTCCAGTGCTTCAATATGCTTGAGGCCACTAGCCAGGAGGACTTCCTACTGGGGCTCGGTGGCAGTACTCATCTGCAGACACCTGATGGTGACTCCAGGGGTCCAGTCTGTAGTTCACCTCAAGGTGACACTGGAAAACAGCTGCAACCATCCTTCAACTCAGATGTGCTCCTCTTAAAGAGACAGAGGGAGCGAGACCCACAGGCTCCCAAAGCCAATGGTGGTGAAGGGCCTACAGCCGACTCTACTGGTCAGAGCCACCTGGCACGCTGAGTCACTTTTCTGACCTACTTTCTACTTAGGGGTCTTCCATCAGCAAGATGACCCAGTCCCTTTTTTAGTTATTGTGACCAACCGTTGCGGCAGCAGTACTGAAACTCTTAGTAAACAAAGGGGCAATTTAACTTCTCACCCTCTCTGCCCTGGGCCTGGCTTTCCTAGTGGGTAGTGGGTCACACTGACCTTCAGCTCTAAGAAGTCTCCAGAGCTTGCTTCAGTTGAGTTCCTCCTCTGTGGTCCAGATGACTCCAGATCTTCCCTGCCACCACTAGACTTGGCACCTAGAAACCAAAATACAATACTTTTCTTGAGGAATACAACAGAAATGCCAAAATAAAACACCTCCGTACACATCCTAACCTAGACTCTCAGTCTGACTGCAGTTCTCATTCCGATCCACCACATACATTCATAGTTCCCAGCTCGCTCTTCTCAAGTTAAACTTCAGCAGCTGTTCATTACCATTAAACTAGTACTAGCCAGCTGGGCTCATCTCTGCTGGCCCAGCCCTCCAGTGACCACACACGAAAGTAGTACCTGCCGACTTGGCCCAAGAAGGGGGATTTTCTTCAGGTGTCCCAAAGATGCTAGAGGCCATTTTATTCTTCCTCACAGGCTGTTCTGTTGGTTCATCAAAGCCTAATGAGAAATTGGATCCACCACCTGGAGGCCGCAAAACCCTGGAAATTATGGCAAAACATTAGTTTCAAATCATACCAAAGCATTTCTTggcataaatattttcttgtatcttttgtttctttttccacaCCCATTCTTCCTCC contains:
- the Jpt1 gene encoding jupiter microtubule associated homolog 1 translates to MTTTTTFKGVDPNSRNSSRVLRPPGGGSNFSLGFDEPTEQPVRKNKMASSIFGTPEENPPSWAKSAGAKSSGGREDLESSGPQRRNSTEASSGDFLELKGEGDIHENMDTDLQGSLGQSEEKPVPAAPVPSPVAAAPAPSRRNPPGGKSSLVLG